Proteins found in one Triticum aestivum cultivar Chinese Spring chromosome 4D, IWGSC CS RefSeq v2.1, whole genome shotgun sequence genomic segment:
- the LOC123097639 gene encoding YTH domain-containing protein ECT4 isoform X1, whose product MSGFGTNSAMGSSSLPSRVVYNTGNDLPVEYIYDQGLSYPATNGYAYYGGFEPPVGWSENTNYWGVDGQYLQLTNDNLPYVYCTPGYEFSYSSQDQYTSYMPGMFMGVDGSVVGSQQYFTNPYQPPGSPSGYFPVYLQPTTDLSSAVSLEPPVFSTGTSVASWPANTSIKDTHQMSGNTMASRTVPSASPAIGSSHRAYQNQSTNKPSDLPGANVARHDKPSTSHLTVLVDTDKKFQAASGMGSSGDNGQITDRAEVAPVAAMVGEGAQSKAVSSSAVKNIVIHPDQYNKADFPCDHPDAKFFVIKSYSEDDVHKSIKYNVWSSTPNGNRRLDAAYSEAKGSQRKCPIFLFFSVNTSGQFCGVAEMVGPVDFHKDMDFWQQDKWSGSFPLKWHLVKDVPNSTFRHIILENNENKPVTNSRDTQEIPYKSGINMLKLFKSSPMTTSILDDFPFYEGRQKAMLEQKRRSLGRSFGGLTYVPALVAKRSVVVEGEPSEVGEGISSKDPHPGKTGQDSGACEQPDKTSQTKDGVVTQVLKKDAVSPVEQPEHVKTERHSLDDIHQQNEGCSVSVSPENAGREHAGLSELVKSNGKVYSDRESQPVISSTEPNSSGRKGLSQELGGHDPSDRTKGGASGIMKDVKATLLKKLEGLSTSHTDGQAKGIVNEAPAGVVKVGSVHIKLNVAGGSSSEIIGDGSLELKGAEHIEQGISTKLS is encoded by the exons ATGTCTGGCTTTGGTACAAATTCAGCCATGGGTTCTTCGTCTCTCCCTTCTAGAGTTGTGTATAACACAGGTAACGATTTGCCGGTGGAATACATATATGACCAGGGTCTTTCTTATCCAGCTACAAACGGATATGCTTACTATGGAG GATTTGAGCCACCTGTTGGATGGAGTGAAAACACTAATTATTGGGGGGTAGATGGTCAATATCTCCAACTGACG AACGACAATCTTCCTTATGTGTATTGCACACCTGGCTATGAATTCTCTTATTCTTCACAAGATCAGTACACTTCCTATATGCCTGGCATGTTCATGGGAGTTGATGGCTCAGTTGTAGGAAGTCAGCAGTATTTCACTAATCCATATCAGCCTCCTGGCTCGCCATCTGGTTACTTCCCAGTATATCTCCAGCCCACCACAGATTTGAGCTCAGCCGTTTCTTTGGAGCCTCCTGTATTCAGTACTGGCACATCTGTTGCTAGTTGGCCTGCTAATACTAGCATAAAAGATACACATCAAATGTCTGGAAATACAATGGCTTCTCGGACTGTCCCTTCTGCAAGTCCAGCTATTGGTTCCTCCCATCGTGCTTACCAGAATCAAAGCACGAATAAACCTTCTGATCTGCCAGGTGCTAATGTGGCGAGGCATGACAAGCCTTCAACCTCACATTTGACAGTTCTGGTTGATACTGACAAG AAGTTTCAGGCTGCTTCAGGTATGGGGAGCTCTGGGGACAATGGACAAATTACAGACAGGGCAGAAGTTGCGCCAGTGGCTGCCATGGTGGGTGAAGGTGCCCAATCCAAAGCAGTGTCAAGCAGTGCAGTGAAAAACATTGTGATACATCCTGACCAATATAATAAGGCCGACTTCCCTTGTGATCATCCAGATGCCAAGTTTTTTGTCATTAAATCTTACAGTGAGGATGACGTGCATAAGAGTATCAAATATAATGTGTGGTCCAGCACACCCAATGGCAACAGAAGGCTGGATGCTGCCTACTCAGAAGCAAAAGGGAGTCAACGGAAGTGTCCAATATTTCTGTTCTTTTCG GTTAATACAAGTGGGCAGTTTTGTGGTGTTGCTGAAATGGTTGGTCCTGTGGATTTTCACAAAGACATGGATTTCTGGCAGCAAGATAAGTGGTCTGGGAGCTTCCCACTGAAGTGGCATCTAGTAAAGGATGTGCCGAATTCCACCTTTCGACACATCATATTAGAGAACAACGAGAACAAGCCTGTTACCAACAGCCGAGATACACAAGAG ATACCTTATAAGTCGGGAATAAACATGCTAAAGCTATTTAAGAGTAGTCCAATGACGACATCGATTCTTGATGACTTCCCTTTCTATGAAGGGAGGCAGAAAGCAATGCTAGAACAGAAGCGCAGAAGTTTGGGCAGAAGTTTCGGTGGACTTACTTATGTTCCAGCACTTGTTGCTAAAAGGAGTGTTGTTGTAGAGGGTGAACCTTCTGAAGTAGGTGAAGGCATTAGCAGCAAAGATCCACATCCAGGGAAAACTGGACAGGATAGTGGTGCTTGTGAGCAACCTGACAAGACAAGCCAAACGAAAGATGGAGTGGTTACACAAGTACTGAAAAAGGATGCAGTATCACCTGTTGAGCAACCTGAGCATGTAAAAACAGAACGGCATAGCTTAGATGATATTCATCAACAGAATGAGGGCTGTTCCGTTTCTGTGTCACCAGAAAATGCTGGAAGGGAACATGCTGGCTTGAGCGAACTGGTAAAATCTAATGGAAAAGTTTATAGTGACCGTGAATCACAACCTGTTATAAGCTCAACTGAACCCAATAGTTCTGGACGAAAAGGTCTTTCTCAGGAGCTTGGTGGTCACGACCCATCAGATCGCACGAAAGGCGGTGCATCTGGGATAATGAAGGATGTGAAGGCTACATTGCTCAAGAAACTAGAAGGCTTATCAACTAGCCATACGGATGGGCAAGCAAAAGGCATTGTTAACGAGGCTCCAGCTGGTGTTGTTAAGGTTGGCTCGGTGCACATCAAACTAAATGTGGCGGGGGGCTCGTCATCTGAGATTATAGGTGATGGTTCTCTTGAGCTGAAGGGAGCAGAACATATTGAGCAGGGCATCTCAACAAAACTGAGTTAA
- the LOC123097639 gene encoding YTH domain-containing protein ECT4 isoform X2: protein MSGFGTNSAMGSSSLPSRVVYNTGNDLPVEYIYDQGLSYPATNGYAYYGGFEPPVGWSENTNYWGVDGQYLQLTNDNLPYVYCTPGYEFSYSSQDQYTSYMPGMFMGVDGSVVGSQQYFTNPYQPPGSPSGYFPVYLQPTTDLSSAVSLEPPVFSTGTSVASWPANTSIKDTHQMSGNTMASRTVPSASPAIGSSHRAYQNQSTNKPSDLPGANVARHDKPSTSHLTVLVDTDKFQAASGMGSSGDNGQITDRAEVAPVAAMVGEGAQSKAVSSSAVKNIVIHPDQYNKADFPCDHPDAKFFVIKSYSEDDVHKSIKYNVWSSTPNGNRRLDAAYSEAKGSQRKCPIFLFFSVNTSGQFCGVAEMVGPVDFHKDMDFWQQDKWSGSFPLKWHLVKDVPNSTFRHIILENNENKPVTNSRDTQEIPYKSGINMLKLFKSSPMTTSILDDFPFYEGRQKAMLEQKRRSLGRSFGGLTYVPALVAKRSVVVEGEPSEVGEGISSKDPHPGKTGQDSGACEQPDKTSQTKDGVVTQVLKKDAVSPVEQPEHVKTERHSLDDIHQQNEGCSVSVSPENAGREHAGLSELVKSNGKVYSDRESQPVISSTEPNSSGRKGLSQELGGHDPSDRTKGGASGIMKDVKATLLKKLEGLSTSHTDGQAKGIVNEAPAGVVKVGSVHIKLNVAGGSSSEIIGDGSLELKGAEHIEQGISTKLS from the exons ATGTCTGGCTTTGGTACAAATTCAGCCATGGGTTCTTCGTCTCTCCCTTCTAGAGTTGTGTATAACACAGGTAACGATTTGCCGGTGGAATACATATATGACCAGGGTCTTTCTTATCCAGCTACAAACGGATATGCTTACTATGGAG GATTTGAGCCACCTGTTGGATGGAGTGAAAACACTAATTATTGGGGGGTAGATGGTCAATATCTCCAACTGACG AACGACAATCTTCCTTATGTGTATTGCACACCTGGCTATGAATTCTCTTATTCTTCACAAGATCAGTACACTTCCTATATGCCTGGCATGTTCATGGGAGTTGATGGCTCAGTTGTAGGAAGTCAGCAGTATTTCACTAATCCATATCAGCCTCCTGGCTCGCCATCTGGTTACTTCCCAGTATATCTCCAGCCCACCACAGATTTGAGCTCAGCCGTTTCTTTGGAGCCTCCTGTATTCAGTACTGGCACATCTGTTGCTAGTTGGCCTGCTAATACTAGCATAAAAGATACACATCAAATGTCTGGAAATACAATGGCTTCTCGGACTGTCCCTTCTGCAAGTCCAGCTATTGGTTCCTCCCATCGTGCTTACCAGAATCAAAGCACGAATAAACCTTCTGATCTGCCAGGTGCTAATGTGGCGAGGCATGACAAGCCTTCAACCTCACATTTGACAGTTCTGGTTGATACTGACAAG TTTCAGGCTGCTTCAGGTATGGGGAGCTCTGGGGACAATGGACAAATTACAGACAGGGCAGAAGTTGCGCCAGTGGCTGCCATGGTGGGTGAAGGTGCCCAATCCAAAGCAGTGTCAAGCAGTGCAGTGAAAAACATTGTGATACATCCTGACCAATATAATAAGGCCGACTTCCCTTGTGATCATCCAGATGCCAAGTTTTTTGTCATTAAATCTTACAGTGAGGATGACGTGCATAAGAGTATCAAATATAATGTGTGGTCCAGCACACCCAATGGCAACAGAAGGCTGGATGCTGCCTACTCAGAAGCAAAAGGGAGTCAACGGAAGTGTCCAATATTTCTGTTCTTTTCG GTTAATACAAGTGGGCAGTTTTGTGGTGTTGCTGAAATGGTTGGTCCTGTGGATTTTCACAAAGACATGGATTTCTGGCAGCAAGATAAGTGGTCTGGGAGCTTCCCACTGAAGTGGCATCTAGTAAAGGATGTGCCGAATTCCACCTTTCGACACATCATATTAGAGAACAACGAGAACAAGCCTGTTACCAACAGCCGAGATACACAAGAG ATACCTTATAAGTCGGGAATAAACATGCTAAAGCTATTTAAGAGTAGTCCAATGACGACATCGATTCTTGATGACTTCCCTTTCTATGAAGGGAGGCAGAAAGCAATGCTAGAACAGAAGCGCAGAAGTTTGGGCAGAAGTTTCGGTGGACTTACTTATGTTCCAGCACTTGTTGCTAAAAGGAGTGTTGTTGTAGAGGGTGAACCTTCTGAAGTAGGTGAAGGCATTAGCAGCAAAGATCCACATCCAGGGAAAACTGGACAGGATAGTGGTGCTTGTGAGCAACCTGACAAGACAAGCCAAACGAAAGATGGAGTGGTTACACAAGTACTGAAAAAGGATGCAGTATCACCTGTTGAGCAACCTGAGCATGTAAAAACAGAACGGCATAGCTTAGATGATATTCATCAACAGAATGAGGGCTGTTCCGTTTCTGTGTCACCAGAAAATGCTGGAAGGGAACATGCTGGCTTGAGCGAACTGGTAAAATCTAATGGAAAAGTTTATAGTGACCGTGAATCACAACCTGTTATAAGCTCAACTGAACCCAATAGTTCTGGACGAAAAGGTCTTTCTCAGGAGCTTGGTGGTCACGACCCATCAGATCGCACGAAAGGCGGTGCATCTGGGATAATGAAGGATGTGAAGGCTACATTGCTCAAGAAACTAGAAGGCTTATCAACTAGCCATACGGATGGGCAAGCAAAAGGCATTGTTAACGAGGCTCCAGCTGGTGTTGTTAAGGTTGGCTCGGTGCACATCAAACTAAATGTGGCGGGGGGCTCGTCATCTGAGATTATAGGTGATGGTTCTCTTGAGCTGAAGGGAGCAGAACATATTGAGCAGGGCATCTCAACAAAACTGAGTTAA